In Pecten maximus chromosome 10, xPecMax1.1, whole genome shotgun sequence, one genomic interval encodes:
- the LOC117335725 gene encoding cysteine and glycine-rich protein 2-like — translation MPFKPPVQAKCPKCGKSVYAAEERIGAGQKWHKFCFTCGVCNKMLDSTTVAAHDGLVYCKTCHGKSFGPKGYGFGGGAGALSTETGAQHGVKKGEMSNKPTDAHVGGSTSGPGPHCPRCGKTVYDNEKAIGISIPFHKGCSKCKTCNKSIDYNTMSEHEGDIYCKGCYAKNFGPHGFGVGTLA, via the exons ATGCCGTTCAAACCTCCCGTCCAGGCCAAGTGCCCAAAGTGTGGAAAGTCTGTGTATGCTGCTGAAGAGAGGATTGGAGCAGGACAAAAATGGCACAAGTTCTGCTTTACATGTG GTGTTTGCAACAAGATGCTGGACAGCACCACTGTAGCCGCCCATGACGGATTAGTTTACTGTAAAACCTGCCATGGAAAGAGCTTTGGTCCTAAGGGGTACGGATTCGGAGGTGGAGCTGGTGCTCTCAGCACGGAAACCGGCGCCCAACACGGTGTTAAGAAGGGTGAAATGAG TAACAAGCCTACTGATGCTCACGTTGGAGGTTCCACTAGCGGCCCAGGGCCCCATTGTCCTAGGTGTGGAAAGACGGTTTACGATAACGAGAAAGCCATAGGCATCAGCATA CCATTTCATAAAGGCTGTTCCAAATGCAAAACGTGCAACAAGAGTATCGACTACAACACTATGTCGGAACACGAAGGAGATATCTACTGCAAAG GATGTTATGCAAAGAATTTCGGACCCCATGGTTTTGGTGTTGGCACGTTGGCTTAG